The Salvelinus alpinus chromosome 14, SLU_Salpinus.1, whole genome shotgun sequence genomic sequence GGCCCTTGGTCAAGTGGAAAACAATCAGTATCAAATATGACCATGTTTGTAGTAGATTTTGTCACTACGTTGCAGAAATAAATATTCAAAATCAAATGATTGTTCTGTATGTGAAAAAACACAACTTAAAAATACAGTGTGGTTCCGTACATACTTTTTTTATTGAGCGGGAACTTTGCTCATATAGCCTAGCACAAAAGGCAATAGCATACCTGATAGCAACATTTTAGAAACATTTACTGATTATTTATAACTATACTATGTTGCTTAACTTCTTCCAAAATAGATAAGGCAGGATTTCAACAGAGGTGGCTACATGAAAAGCTAAATTACCAACATGACATGCCTGCTGCATGGTATTGCACCTTGCCTTATATGTCTCAGAGGCATTgtgtagcctatcctcatcagaaaaTATTTATAAAGCACACAGAATAACCTCAATTAGCCAGCTCAGTGCTTCCCTAAAGTTACCCTTGAGGGCTAATGCATACGCTCAGCACAGGATCATACTTGAAACAGTGACATAGGCCAAATAGTGTTTCAAGCAAGTAAATCATGTACAAGACTACATCACATTTGCATACCCATTATGCATTGCTAATGGGACAGTCAAAATCACTTCACCTCTCTGATTGGCTATTGGCTTACCAATCGTTCTGTAAGAGATTGTGTGAGCCAGCCTCTACCTGTTTCTAAGCAACTGTGGCCGTTCACATCCAAATCCCTCGAGGTCTCAGGTCCACTTTCTCACTTAGTCATGATTAGGAGCACACAGACAAGGAGATGATGGCTCTAGTTATCACCTCTGAGGGAGCAGGATGGCCATAGGGACTGGCCAGTCATCTAATCACATGAACTTCCAATCTACGATTTTGGAGACTGACACATTCTTCTGAATCACAATAAGCCATGTCTGATTAGAAGGCCAAAAGAAGACCAATCTCTGACAGCATCGGGGTAGCCCCAATCATTTAACTACAATGTAATGATGAGAGGCCAGCTAGGGCTGCTTGAACCAGCTATCTGGTTGTAACAAATCAAAGTTATTACCTCCTGTGCCACAAAGGTTACCTCTTGGCAGAAGCTGTGGTAAAGTTCACCAGTGATcctgaacttcttgtgaatctatTCCATGAACACCTGTAACAGTAAAAAAATCCACGTTTCTCATTGAGAAATGAATTAGTGCAGAAAACAAATTAAAATGTACATTCCAACCTTAACAAATAAAATATGAAACTAGTGTAATAGCCTACAGCCTAGCTATTTTATACATGCACCATTTTCACCAACCTCCAACATGGAACTATGGAGTGTAAATAAATGGCATAATGGTATAAATGGACTAAAATCAGTCTTTAAAAAAACATGCTAAATTCCATTTTGGCGACCACCTGAATTCCTCGTGCCCTCCGTCAGTGGCACGTCATTCACACTGAAGTACTGAAACTGGACATTTCGACCAAAAGAATCCACACCGGTGGCCATACAGACGCGCGCCATCACCATACAGACGCGAGCCATCATGGGAGAGACTTCGGAGAAAGTCCCAATTGCAGAGGACTTTGAACAATGCCTACCACCTGTAAGTAGCCTAAATTCAATAATTCAAATGCATTTTCCTGGGagcagtaggcctagcctattatATTGTCTTTAGTGTACAAAGTTTGAATTGCAAATTAAATACGGCTTCCTCGTGGCGCTATGCTTTGACATTGACTGTGTGCATTGTTGCTCACTTAGCATTCTGACCTTTCTAAAGGCATACAGTACGTCGGCCACGAAGACCCCCGTTGCTGTTGGTCGTCTCTTGAGATTTGGGGCTGCGGCTCTCATTGCCGGGGCAGTGCTGATGCTTTGCGGATCCATTGGAGCTTTCTACCTCTGGAAAGCCAGTGACAGAAATGTAAGCCTTAATTTATCGTTCATTTGATTCCATATGGGTCATTATATGATGTAACTTAATGGAGATGAGACAGGTAAATCTACCTTGAACTTGTGGGAGATGGTCTACCTGTAAGCCTGGGAACGAGAAATGTAGGCTGTGTAGTCTGCTACCATGTCACATTCTTTTAATTCAAAATATGTTATTTTGGTAACCAAATCTCTGCACATAGTCAATAATTCATCATAAAAAACCATCTACTATATTACCAGTGGATGACGGGCATTGAAAATGGCATTTGGATTTGCTGGTCGAAATCTTATTAAATGTCTGTTAAATAATGTCATTATTTCTATATCAACCTTTCCAATTTCACATTAGAATCACATAGCTTTCATGTGAATATTTTGGGCATGTAACTAAGGCTTGGTGGTGGTGACTGTCTCATTAAAGATACTTCAATATTTATTTGTGTTATAATGGGCTCACCTGTAGGGCAAACATCTCAGGATAGATCCAAGTCAAGGCCCTGCTGCCCTCCTCTGAGACATTATATTCAAATCAGCTGTGTGATTGGACTACACATCATACAGTCTTTTAAGTGTTGCACATGAGAATACAAGGAGGGGAGGTATTTTGAAGCATTGTGTCATGGTAGGATTTTGCAGTAAAGAATATTGTTAGAAAGCCTGCTGGTCTATCTCTGGCTGTTATAATTGTAGGTCTGGGTACTACACATAGAGCTTTATAACATTATATTGAGCACTTGTAGCTCATAGCTGgcaagttaaatatttcaataaTTATTATGAGTGTTTACTGTATGTATTATGCATGACCTTGAATATCATTGTAACTTTCAATTTTATAATATCATTAGGTGTACAATGTACACTACAGTATGAGCATCAATGGAAAGGTGGAGGAGGGTTCCATGGAAATCGATTCCGATAATAATCTGGAAAGGTTTCGAACTGGGAGTGGAAATGACGAGGCGTTGGAGATTCATGACTTTCACATTGTGAGTTGTACATATTTTCTCTCCAAAGTAGTTCAACGGAGAGTTGGCATGTGCTTAGGAAAGTAGCAAAGATGTGAGTGTAAATATCCCATCTCCCTGACTCCTGCTTCAGGGAATTACAGGAATCCGGTTCTCTGGAGGGGAGAAGTGTTATATTAAATCGCAAATCAAGGCCAACCTTCCAGAGGTGGAGACGCTCAACAAGGAGTCATTGATGTTTGACCTGGTACAGtaagctacactcttagaaaaaaaggagctatctagaacctaaaagggttctccggctgtccccataggagaaccctttgaagaacccttttggttgcaggtagaacccttttgggttccatgtaggaccctttccacagacggttctacatggaacccaaaagggttctatgtggaactggaaagggttctctctggaaccaaaaagggttctcctatggggacagcgtaAGAATAATAATTTTggaaacctttttttctaagagtgtatatacTAAACATAACTAGCCATAATGCTATAACTGACCATATTACACTAACTTTATGTGAAAATATAGACACCCCCTTCTGTTCTAGATTTTCATTTATATTACTCAAGCATATGTCAATGATTCATTACAGCTTTACATAAACAAATTCATttgtttacatacattttttatggaatgacatagatgtaaaatgtattataaatGGTGATAAGCCTGTGGACATATCGTTTTAATAATGGCCTCATGAGGTGTCTTTCACCCTGTCAGGAAGATGAGATCATGCCAGTGAAGTTTGATGAAGAGTCTCTGATGTGGGTGGCTGCTGACCAGCCCCTGAAGGACAGCAGCTTCCTCAGCACCAAGATCCTGGACCTCTGTGGAGACCTGCCCATCTTCTGGCTCCACCCCACCTATCCTAAAGGTTCCTCTGTCATGGCTCTTGCTTATCACATGGCTTGGTGATAGAA encodes the following:
- the cnmd gene encoding leukocyte cell-derived chemotaxin 1, giving the protein MGETSEKVPIAEDFEQCLPPAYSTSATKTPVAVGRLLRFGAAALIAGAVLMLCGSIGAFYLWKASDRNVYNVHYSMSINGKVEEGSMEIDSDNNLERFRTGSGNDEALEIHDFHIGITGIRFSGGEKCYIKSQIKANLPEVETLNKESLMFDLEDEIMPVKFDEESLMWVAADQPLKDSSFLSTKILDLCGDLPIFWLHPTYPKDGVRRKRDTQRAKRQFDMEEFEAAAEERNTVSRAENSTSKRATEEEAEATGSAATGSAYNPENPYHRNQEGEEGTMTFDPMLDHQGICCSECRRSYTHCQRICEPLGGHWPWPYNYRGCQVACRVILPCRWWVARILGIV